From Weissella confusa, a single genomic window includes:
- a CDS encoding peptide ABC transporter substrate-binding protein: protein MNTKTLALMTLATATLGWMVTPAGDVAASDKIINWTQSADLSTLDPSRAPDVASSQIIDQSGQGLYRAGKNNEPKLADAKKVTVSEDGKTWTITLRDNLKWSNGDPVTAQDYVYGWQRTIDPKNASTSANLMYNIENAKALNTGEQTDLSALGIKALDDKTLQISLVAPEPMMAKILTEKGFYPQNQAFETKVGDKYGSTAKDTLYNGPFKVVGWNGSNKSYRLVKNKYYIDAKKVKPKEIHFQTVTESSTGFNLYQSNKVDYTELSATQIKGVKSKAGYHQIKQARTQYLAFNVKTGILSNQTARQAIQRAINKAAMVKNVMSDSATMSKTFTPVGIVTDPKTKTDFAKVNAVKNTGYSTKEAKRLWQKAMKQEGLKKTSLTLLADNDDSSKNQAQFLQSQLESHLPGLQVTVKTQPKTARVKAMLSSQFEMVLVGWNGDYADPLAFLANWQTGATANFGNWTDEKYDAALTAAQTTDVMDNEARMADLGRAEKIYQTQVPATTLFDVTNSVMINPKVTGVQINTVGATFDFTKAVKK, encoded by the coding sequence ATGAACACAAAGACACTAGCATTGATGACACTTGCAACGGCAACGCTTGGATGGATGGTTACACCGGCGGGGGATGTTGCAGCATCAGACAAGATTATTAATTGGACGCAATCAGCCGACTTGAGCACACTTGATCCATCTCGTGCGCCAGATGTGGCTTCATCACAAATTATCGACCAGTCAGGGCAAGGTTTGTACCGCGCTGGTAAGAACAATGAACCAAAGTTGGCGGATGCCAAGAAGGTCACTGTCTCAGAAGACGGTAAGACTTGGACAATCACCTTGCGTGACAACCTGAAGTGGTCAAACGGCGACCCCGTGACGGCGCAAGATTACGTCTACGGGTGGCAACGGACGATTGACCCAAAGAACGCCTCAACGTCAGCTAACTTGATGTATAACATCGAAAACGCCAAGGCACTCAATACCGGCGAACAAACTGACTTGTCAGCGCTAGGTATCAAGGCACTTGATGATAAGACGTTGCAGATTTCACTGGTTGCACCCGAACCAATGATGGCCAAGATTCTAACGGAAAAGGGCTTTTATCCACAAAACCAAGCTTTCGAAACTAAGGTGGGTGACAAGTACGGTTCAACGGCAAAAGACACGCTCTATAACGGTCCTTTCAAGGTCGTGGGTTGGAATGGGTCGAACAAGTCATACCGCTTGGTGAAGAACAAGTACTACATTGATGCCAAGAAAGTGAAGCCAAAGGAGATTCACTTCCAAACGGTGACCGAGTCATCAACGGGGTTCAACTTGTACCAATCAAACAAGGTCGATTACACCGAGTTGTCAGCAACGCAAATCAAGGGTGTGAAGAGCAAGGCTGGTTATCACCAAATCAAGCAAGCGCGTACGCAATATTTGGCCTTCAACGTGAAGACAGGCATCTTGTCTAACCAAACGGCTCGCCAAGCGATTCAACGTGCCATCAACAAGGCTGCGATGGTGAAGAACGTTATGTCTGATTCAGCAACGATGAGCAAGACGTTTACACCAGTTGGCATTGTGACGGATCCGAAGACGAAGACTGATTTTGCGAAGGTGAATGCGGTTAAGAACACGGGTTACAGCACCAAGGAAGCTAAGCGCCTTTGGCAAAAAGCAATGAAGCAAGAAGGACTTAAGAAGACGTCACTAACTTTGTTGGCTGACAATGATGATTCATCAAAGAACCAAGCCCAATTCTTGCAGTCACAACTAGAAAGCCACTTGCCAGGGTTGCAAGTGACGGTGAAGACGCAACCAAAAACAGCCCGTGTGAAGGCCATGTTGTCATCACAATTCGAGATGGTTTTGGTGGGATGGAACGGCGATTACGCTGATCCACTAGCGTTCTTGGCTAACTGGCAAACAGGGGCCACGGCCAACTTTGGTAATTGGACTGATGAGAAGTACGATGCTGCGTTGACGGCAGCCCAAACAACAGACGTGATGGACAACGAAGCCCGCATGGCTGACTTGGGACGTGCCGAGAAGATTTATCAAACGCAGGTACCAGCAACGACACTATTCGATGTGACAAATTCAGTGATGATTAACCCTAAGGTAACTGGGGTTCAGATTAATACAGTCGGCGCAACATTCGACTTTACAAAAGCAGTTAAGAAATAA
- a CDS encoding amidohydrolase family protein — protein MTIVNYVGGNVYVTNEGFKSQTVSVDTVSGQVVETVREADQTVDVQGKYLVPGLINAHAHIVMAADGRERAGQDVTLDTLVALQNLQDAIASGVTTIRDAGSTDNIDLKLASKIRQQRLQLPDIIGSGAALTMTDGHGSKIGMEVDGVDEVRKAARWNLKHGAQTIKLMATGGVSLDGEQPTDEQLSVEELTAAVLEAHHKGKPAMAHAQGTQGIKNAILAGVDSVEHAVYLDDETIQMLLDTNTAIVPTMAAPWQMLQHKDDIPAYMYDKASALWEAHQQSIRDAAAAGVNVVMGTDAGTSYNDFKSGPGVEIRLLASVGMTPEQVLLASTVRGAELLGIADRVGELVPGKDADMLILDRDPLQDLAVLTDAPRVIKRGQVVTGSLN, from the coding sequence ATGACAATTGTTAATTATGTTGGTGGAAATGTGTATGTGACAAACGAGGGGTTCAAGTCACAAACGGTGTCAGTTGATACGGTATCTGGTCAGGTGGTTGAGACCGTGCGTGAGGCTGATCAAACGGTTGATGTGCAAGGTAAGTATCTAGTGCCAGGGCTGATTAATGCCCATGCGCATATTGTGATGGCGGCTGACGGCCGTGAACGTGCGGGTCAAGATGTAACGCTGGATACATTAGTTGCGTTGCAGAATTTGCAGGATGCGATTGCAAGTGGTGTGACGACGATTCGTGACGCCGGCTCAACGGATAATATCGATTTGAAGTTGGCAAGCAAGATTCGTCAGCAACGCCTACAACTACCAGACATCATTGGTAGTGGCGCAGCGTTGACGATGACGGACGGTCACGGGTCAAAGATCGGTATGGAAGTCGACGGTGTTGATGAAGTGCGTAAGGCAGCCCGTTGGAATCTTAAGCACGGGGCGCAAACGATTAAGTTGATGGCAACTGGTGGCGTGAGTTTGGATGGTGAACAACCAACTGACGAGCAACTATCAGTAGAAGAATTGACAGCAGCGGTCCTTGAAGCACACCACAAGGGCAAGCCAGCGATGGCTCACGCACAAGGCACGCAGGGCATCAAGAATGCCATCTTAGCCGGTGTTGATTCAGTTGAGCACGCGGTGTATTTGGATGACGAAACTATCCAAATGTTGCTGGATACGAATACGGCGATTGTGCCAACGATGGCGGCGCCTTGGCAGATGCTACAACATAAGGATGATATTCCAGCTTATATGTACGATAAGGCTTCAGCGCTGTGGGAGGCGCACCAACAAAGCATTCGTGATGCTGCTGCCGCTGGTGTGAATGTTGTGATGGGGACTGATGCTGGTACGAGTTATAACGATTTCAAGTCTGGTCCGGGTGTGGAAATTCGCTTGTTGGCGAGCGTGGGGATGACACCAGAACAAGTGTTGCTCGCATCAACGGTTCGTGGGGCTGAATTGTTGGGGATTGCTGACCGCGTTGGGGAGTTGGTGCCAGGTAAGGATGCGGATATGTTGATTTTGGACCGTGATCCATTGCAAGATTTGGCTGTGTTAACGGACGCACCACGCGTTATCAAGCGTGGTCAGGTTGTGACGGGGAGCTTGAATTAA
- a CDS encoding DUF262 domain-containing protein encodes MGVPIKIPQPAGLTMGMLFQQNVFSVPVYQRNYSWKQNEVLDFWRDLEDLIEERRNNHFFGQVVTFNHDDTQDLIDGQQRMTTSTIFLAVIRDTAQKMLTEEADRLTQDSRDKLRDITRDINQRLIRGENGEQATLKLQASSESDRELQDYFYKRTHAQAVDYLDNSQKTEPMKNMDAAYLEFQSGIENSLSQKKTFGERITLLDRTLRTFIEKFYVVMISAPTQRDAFIIFETLNSRGADLKPSDIIKNHIMFLLEDDLENTNLLWAKVSDQLNADSDRITSYIRSYWTATRRLVTEGALYRSLSQELNSKSEGKAFLDDLVELVHAYDVLENPWSPVANRDLFKNRMLHAEIDILDKMSVKLYYPIFLSMRKQRFDEQQIAQVLHQVISIFVRHRTILNNGTNTLESGFATTANKIYRGELTSVNDINTDLKRPAMLHSDADVLAAFSVLSKEGGQRGQKKWALTYLLSELAYADKEEDYYEDVFREDKYELVRIAELNDMTDDVDTDHESRIGNWTLIEKAYKFDERDADGKYQALHGSSFPGNDVLAEQVKQGWDNDAVEARQNTMSDNVVVIWQ; translated from the coding sequence ATGGGAGTTCCGATTAAAATTCCACAACCAGCAGGACTAACGATGGGGATGCTTTTTCAGCAAAATGTTTTTTCTGTGCCGGTGTATCAGCGAAACTATTCATGGAAACAAAATGAAGTTTTGGATTTCTGGAGAGATTTAGAAGATCTAATAGAAGAACGACGCAATAATCACTTTTTTGGGCAGGTGGTTACATTTAATCACGATGACACTCAAGATTTAATTGATGGACAACAACGAATGACCACCAGTACGATTTTTTTGGCGGTCATTCGTGATACAGCTCAGAAGATGCTAACGGAGGAAGCAGATCGATTAACACAGGATTCAAGAGATAAGCTCCGTGACATCACACGAGATATCAATCAACGATTGATTCGTGGTGAAAATGGTGAGCAGGCTACACTGAAGTTGCAAGCATCATCTGAATCGGATCGCGAATTGCAAGATTATTTTTACAAGCGGACTCACGCACAAGCTGTGGACTATTTGGATAATAGTCAAAAGACTGAACCAATGAAAAATATGGATGCGGCGTACTTGGAATTTCAAAGTGGCATTGAAAATTCGCTTTCACAGAAGAAAACGTTTGGTGAACGTATCACCTTGCTTGACCGAACTTTGAGAACATTTATTGAAAAATTCTACGTTGTCATGATCTCAGCACCAACGCAAAGGGATGCATTCATTATTTTCGAAACGCTAAACAGTCGTGGTGCAGACTTAAAGCCGTCTGATATTATTAAAAATCACATTATGTTCCTACTGGAAGATGATCTGGAAAATACTAATTTGCTTTGGGCAAAAGTTTCAGATCAATTGAACGCGGATAGCGATCGAATTACCTCGTATATTCGTTCTTATTGGACGGCTACGCGTAGGCTGGTAACAGAAGGCGCATTGTATCGTTCTTTAAGCCAAGAGTTGAATTCTAAGTCAGAAGGAAAAGCCTTTTTGGATGACTTGGTTGAACTTGTGCATGCATATGATGTGCTCGAAAACCCGTGGAGTCCGGTGGCAAACCGAGATCTATTTAAGAACCGTATGTTGCACGCTGAAATAGATATTTTAGACAAGATGAGTGTGAAGTTGTATTATCCTATATTCTTGTCAATGCGGAAGCAACGTTTTGATGAACAACAGATTGCCCAAGTGCTTCATCAGGTAATTTCAATCTTTGTACGACACCGCACCATTTTGAACAATGGAACTAACACTTTGGAAAGTGGATTTGCAACAACGGCAAATAAGATTTATCGAGGTGAGTTAACTAGTGTTAATGATATCAATACAGATTTGAAGCGACCTGCTATGCTCCATTCCGATGCGGATGTACTCGCTGCTTTTTCTGTTCTTTCAAAGGAAGGTGGACAGCGCGGACAGAAAAAATGGGCACTTACGTATTTGTTGAGCGAGCTCGCATATGCGGATAAGGAAGAAGATTACTATGAAGATGTGTTCCGAGAAGATAAGTATGAATTAGTCCGTATCGCCGAGTTAAACGATATGACCGATGACGTAGATACAGATCATGAATCTCGAATTGGAAATTGGACGCTTATCGAGAAGGCGTATAAGTTTGACGAACGTGATGCAGATGGAAAGTATCAGGCGCTACATGGCTCATCGTTCCCAGGTAACGACGTCTTAGCTGAGCAAGTTAAACAGGGCTGGGATAACGATGCTGTAGAAGCTCGACAAAATACAATGAGCGACAATGTTGTTGTGATTTGGCAATAA